A genomic stretch from Oreochromis aureus strain Israel breed Guangdong linkage group 17, ZZ_aureus, whole genome shotgun sequence includes:
- the pfkfb3 gene encoding 6-phosphofructo-2-kinase/fructose-2,6-bisphosphatase 3 isoform X1, which produces MPRELTQNRIQKIWVPTKDDRRRGGAPHFANPPTVIVMVGLPARGKTYMSRKLTRYLNWIGMPTKVFNVGEYRREAVKNYSSYDFFKPDNECAVKIRQQCALAALRDVRSYLKDEGGQVAVFDATNTTRERRDMILKFGEENDFKIFFIESVCDDPSVIVSNIMEVKVSCPDYRDCNKTEAMLDFQKRIECYKKSYQPLDPDRYERDLSFIKVIDVGRRFLVNRIQDHIQSKIVYYLMNIHVQPRTIYLCRHGESTDNLKGRLGGDAGLSPHGKQFSSALARFVEEQQLKDLKVWTSQLCRSIQTAEHLGVPYEQWKALNEIDAGVCEEMTYDEVKEKFPEEFALRDEDKYYYRYPAGESYQDLVQRVEPVIMELERQENVLVICHQAVMRCLLAYFLDKSADEMPYLKCPLHTVLKLTPVAYGCKVESISLNVEAVNTHRERPEEVKRGPGTLIRRNSVTPLTSPESNIKKPRIDDLDEAPIQELPPSVSALALCSPSHIPLTLPGQNLMSSPGRHDILQPCQ; this is translated from the exons ATGCCCAGAGAGCTCACCCAGAACAGGATCCAAAAGATCTGGGTTCCCACAAAGGATGACAGGCGGAGAG GTGGTGCTCCCCACTTCGCCAACCCACCCACCGTCATTGTCATGGTGGGTCTGCCGGCTAGGGGCAAGACGTACATGTCCAGGAAACTCACCCGCTACCTCAACTGGATTGGCATGCCCACCAAAG tctTCAATGTAGGAGAGTACCGCAGAGAAGCAGTGAAGAACTACAGCTCTTATGACTTCTTCAAGCCTGACAATGAGTGTGCCGTGAAAATCAGGCA GCAGTGTGCCTTAGCAGCCTTGAGAGATGTCAGGTCCTATTTGAAGGACGAAGGTGGCCAAGTAGCG gtCTTTGATGCTAccaacacaacaagagaaaggcGAGACATGATCCTCAAGTTTGGGGAAGAGAATGATTTTAAG ATCTTCTTCATCGAGTCTGTGTGCGACGATCCGAGCGTCATTGTGTCGAACATCATG GAAGTGAAGGTGTCCTGCCCGGACTACCGGGACTGTAACAAGACTGAAGCCATGCTGGATTTCCAGAAAAGGATTGAATGCTACAAAAAGAGCTACCAGCCTCTGGACCCAGATCGATACGAgag GGATCTCTCCTTCATCAAGGTAATCGATGTGGGTCGCCGTTTTCTCGTCAATCGCATCCAGGATCACATTCAGAGCAAGATCGTTTACTACTTAATGAACATCCACGTCCAGCCCCGAACCATCTACCTGTGTCGgcacggggagagcacagacaatCTGAAGGGAAGGCTGGGGGGTGACGCTGGCCTCTCACCTCATGGCAAACAG TTCTCATCCGCCCTGGCTCGAtttgtggaggagcagcagctgaagGACCTGAAAGTCTGGACGAGCCAGCTGTGTCGCAGCATCCAGACTGCCGAGCACCTCGGAGTCCCGTACGAGCAGTGGAAGGCTCTTAATGAGATTGATGCA GGAGTCTGTGAGGAGATGACGTACGATGAAGTGAAGGAGAAATTCCCTGAGGAGTTTGCACTGAGAGATGAAGATAAATATTATTATCGCTACCCTGCTGGAGAG TCCTACCAGGACCTTGTGCAGCGGGTGGAGCCAGTCATCATGGAGCTGGAGAGGCAGGAGAACGTGTTGGTTATTTGCCACCAAGCCGTCATGCGCTGCCTGCTGGCCTACTTCCTGGATAAGAGTGCAG ATGAAATGCCCTACCTGAAGTGTCCCCTCCACACGGTGCTCAAACTCACCCCAGTTGCTTATGGATGCAAAGTGGAGTCAATCTCCCTGAATGTGGAGGCAGTAAACACCCACAGAGAGCGACCAGAG GAGGTTAAGAGAGGTCCTGGCACCTTGATCAGGAGAAACAGCGTGACTCCCCTAACCAGCCCAGAGTCCAACATTAAGAAACCTCGCATCGACGACCTGGATGAGGCCCCCATCCAGGAGTTGCCCCCCTCTGTTTCTGCGCTGGCCCTCTGCAGCCCATCACACATCCCCCTCACTCTGCCTGGACAG AACCTGATGAGCTCACCTGGTCGCCATGACATCCTGCAGCCCTGCCAGTGA
- the pfkfb3 gene encoding 6-phosphofructo-2-kinase/fructose-2,6-bisphosphatase 3 isoform X2: MPRELTQNRIQKIWVPTKDDRRRGGAPHFANPPTVIVMVGLPARGKTYMSRKLTRYLNWIGMPTKVFNVGEYRREAVKNYSSYDFFKPDNECAVKIRQQCALAALRDVRSYLKDEGGQVAVFDATNTTRERRDMILKFGEENDFKIFFIESVCDDPSVIVSNIMEVKVSCPDYRDCNKTEAMLDFQKRIECYKKSYQPLDPDRYERDLSFIKVIDVGRRFLVNRIQDHIQSKIVYYLMNIHVQPRTIYLCRHGESTDNLKGRLGGDAGLSPHGKQFSSALARFVEEQQLKDLKVWTSQLCRSIQTAEHLGVPYEQWKALNEIDAGVCEEMTYDEVKEKFPEEFALRDEDKYYYRYPAGESYQDLVQRVEPVIMELERQENVLVICHQAVMRCLLAYFLDKSADEMPYLKCPLHTVLKLTPVAYGCKVESISLNVEAVNTHRERPEEVKRGPGTLIRRNSVTPLTSPESNIKKPRIDDLDEAPIQELPPSVSALALCSPSHIPLTLPGQHWLGKVCLCTILHYLKVVSLLVFQR, translated from the exons ATGCCCAGAGAGCTCACCCAGAACAGGATCCAAAAGATCTGGGTTCCCACAAAGGATGACAGGCGGAGAG GTGGTGCTCCCCACTTCGCCAACCCACCCACCGTCATTGTCATGGTGGGTCTGCCGGCTAGGGGCAAGACGTACATGTCCAGGAAACTCACCCGCTACCTCAACTGGATTGGCATGCCCACCAAAG tctTCAATGTAGGAGAGTACCGCAGAGAAGCAGTGAAGAACTACAGCTCTTATGACTTCTTCAAGCCTGACAATGAGTGTGCCGTGAAAATCAGGCA GCAGTGTGCCTTAGCAGCCTTGAGAGATGTCAGGTCCTATTTGAAGGACGAAGGTGGCCAAGTAGCG gtCTTTGATGCTAccaacacaacaagagaaaggcGAGACATGATCCTCAAGTTTGGGGAAGAGAATGATTTTAAG ATCTTCTTCATCGAGTCTGTGTGCGACGATCCGAGCGTCATTGTGTCGAACATCATG GAAGTGAAGGTGTCCTGCCCGGACTACCGGGACTGTAACAAGACTGAAGCCATGCTGGATTTCCAGAAAAGGATTGAATGCTACAAAAAGAGCTACCAGCCTCTGGACCCAGATCGATACGAgag GGATCTCTCCTTCATCAAGGTAATCGATGTGGGTCGCCGTTTTCTCGTCAATCGCATCCAGGATCACATTCAGAGCAAGATCGTTTACTACTTAATGAACATCCACGTCCAGCCCCGAACCATCTACCTGTGTCGgcacggggagagcacagacaatCTGAAGGGAAGGCTGGGGGGTGACGCTGGCCTCTCACCTCATGGCAAACAG TTCTCATCCGCCCTGGCTCGAtttgtggaggagcagcagctgaagGACCTGAAAGTCTGGACGAGCCAGCTGTGTCGCAGCATCCAGACTGCCGAGCACCTCGGAGTCCCGTACGAGCAGTGGAAGGCTCTTAATGAGATTGATGCA GGAGTCTGTGAGGAGATGACGTACGATGAAGTGAAGGAGAAATTCCCTGAGGAGTTTGCACTGAGAGATGAAGATAAATATTATTATCGCTACCCTGCTGGAGAG TCCTACCAGGACCTTGTGCAGCGGGTGGAGCCAGTCATCATGGAGCTGGAGAGGCAGGAGAACGTGTTGGTTATTTGCCACCAAGCCGTCATGCGCTGCCTGCTGGCCTACTTCCTGGATAAGAGTGCAG ATGAAATGCCCTACCTGAAGTGTCCCCTCCACACGGTGCTCAAACTCACCCCAGTTGCTTATGGATGCAAAGTGGAGTCAATCTCCCTGAATGTGGAGGCAGTAAACACCCACAGAGAGCGACCAGAG GAGGTTAAGAGAGGTCCTGGCACCTTGATCAGGAGAAACAGCGTGACTCCCCTAACCAGCCCAGAGTCCAACATTAAGAAACCTCGCATCGACGACCTGGATGAGGCCCCCATCCAGGAGTTGCCCCCCTCTGTTTCTGCGCTGGCCCTCTGCAGCCCATCACACATCCCCCTCACTCTGCCTGGACAG CACTGGCTGGGCAAAGTTTGCCT GTGCACCATCCTCCACTATCTAAAGGTGGTTTCACTCTTAGTCTTTCAAAGGTAA